A portion of the Citrobacter rodentium NBRC 105723 = DSM 16636 genome contains these proteins:
- a CDS encoding metal-dependent hydrolase — protein sequence MFLVDSHCHLDGLDYQSLHKDVDDVLAKAAARDVKFCLAVATTLPGYRSMREQVGERDNVVFSCGVHPLNQDEDYAVEDLRRLAGEEGVVAMGETGLDYFYTPETKLRQQASFINHIQIGRELNKPVIVHTRDARADTLAILRNEKVTDCGGVLHCFTEDRETAGKLLDLGFYISFSGIVTFRNAEQLRDAARYVPLDRLLVETDSPYLAPVPHRGKENQPAMVRDVAEYMAVLKGVAVDELAQVTTNNFASLFHIDASRLQSAS from the coding sequence ATGTTTTTAGTCGACTCGCATTGCCATCTTGATGGCCTGGATTATCAATCTCTGCATAAGGACGTGGATGACGTGCTGGCGAAAGCCGCCGCGCGCGATGTGAAATTTTGTCTGGCAGTGGCGACCACGCTGCCGGGCTACCGCAGTATGCGTGAGCAGGTAGGCGAGCGCGATAACGTGGTCTTTTCCTGTGGCGTTCATCCGCTGAACCAGGATGAGGACTACGCGGTAGAGGATCTGCGTCGGCTGGCAGGCGAAGAGGGCGTGGTGGCGATGGGCGAAACCGGGCTGGACTATTTTTATACCCCGGAAACGAAGCTTCGCCAGCAGGCGTCCTTTATCAATCATATTCAGATTGGTCGCGAGCTGAATAAACCGGTGATCGTCCATACCCGCGATGCCCGTGCCGATACGCTGGCAATTCTTCGCAATGAAAAGGTGACGGATTGCGGCGGCGTACTACACTGTTTTACAGAAGACAGAGAAACGGCAGGTAAATTACTGGATTTAGGCTTTTATATCTCCTTCTCCGGTATCGTCACCTTCCGTAATGCCGAACAGCTGCGCGATGCCGCGCGCTATGTGCCTCTGGATCGCCTGCTGGTTGAGACGGATTCGCCGTATTTAGCGCCGGTTCCGCACCGCGGTAAAGAAAACCAGCCTGCGATGGTGCGTGATGTCGCAGAATACATGGCCGTATTGAAGGGTGTTGCCGTTGATGAACTGGCGCAGGTAACCACCAATAACTTTGCCAGCCTGTTCCATATCGACGCTTCCCGCCTGCAATCAGCCTCTTAG